A genomic region of Chlorobaculum parvum NCIB 8327 contains the following coding sequences:
- a CDS encoding P-II family nitrogen regulator, with translation MKEIISVIRINKVNETKQALIDAGISAFTATGRVMGRGKGQVHYDILQGAEAGHPEAIAQLGNAPRLVAKRILTVVVPDELAQTAIDTIIKTNQTGKPGDGKIFVTPILDTIRVRTGEEGDVALN, from the coding sequence ATGAAAGAGATCATTTCAGTTATTCGCATCAACAAGGTGAACGAAACCAAGCAAGCGCTCATCGATGCCGGCATCTCCGCCTTCACGGCGACCGGCCGGGTTATGGGACGCGGCAAAGGCCAGGTTCACTATGACATCCTCCAGGGCGCCGAAGCCGGCCATCCGGAGGCAATCGCTCAGCTCGGTAACGCACCGAGGCTTGTTGCCAAAAGAATCCTGACCGTGGTTGTGCCCGATGAGCTTGCCCAGACGGCTATCGATACGATCATCAAGACCAACCAGACCGGCAAACCGGGAGACGGCAAGATTTTCGTCACGCCGATTCTCGATACCATCAGGGTCAGAACCGGTGAAGAAGGCGACGTGGCTCTGAACTGA
- a CDS encoding AAA family ATPase has protein sequence MAVKKKIEEVIALVGDDENAPRPRLHRLIIQNFRSIGVEKVEIELDDIVVLVGPNNVGKSSILRAYETVMSHGSKDGKLTINDFPNGQVDPENLPTIELHTIVFSEAPGERWLYATSDGEWLIREKWVWDSPNKDPKRQGFDVQKNDWDDQVPWGAPNVANSRRPLPHRIDAFATPDKQATEITKLITSLLKEKLADIKTNPEQEKSDYELILDKIKDLQTKVVQATEEEIKVIENEVSEYLGSYSRNIK, from the coding sequence ATGGCCGTGAAGAAGAAAATAGAGGAAGTTATTGCTCTTGTTGGAGATGATGAAAATGCACCTCGCCCCCGACTCCATAGGCTTATTATCCAAAATTTCCGCTCCATCGGAGTGGAAAAGGTAGAAATAGAGCTAGATGATATTGTTGTCCTTGTTGGCCCAAACAATGTTGGAAAAAGCAGCATCCTAAGAGCGTATGAGACTGTGATGTCGCATGGATCGAAAGATGGAAAACTAACAATTAACGATTTTCCAAATGGCCAAGTTGACCCAGAAAACCTTCCAACGATTGAACTTCATACGATCGTGTTCAGTGAAGCGCCAGGCGAGAGATGGCTCTACGCCACTTCTGATGGTGAATGGCTAATTCGCGAAAAATGGGTATGGGACAGCCCGAACAAAGATCCAAAACGACAGGGGTTTGATGTTCAAAAGAATGACTGGGATGACCAGGTCCCATGGGGGGCCCCGAATGTGGCAAATTCACGCCGCCCACTGCCTCATAGAATAGATGCCTTCGCAACGCCCGATAAACAAGCAACTGAAATCACCAAACTAATAACCAGTCTACTAAAAGAAAAGCTGGCTGATATCAAAACAAATCCCGAGCAAGAAAAGTCTGATTACGAGCTTATTCTAGATAAGATCAAGGATCTCCAAACAAAGGTTGTACAAGCAACAGAAGAGGAAATTAAAGTTATAGAAAATGAAGTATCAGAATATTTAGGAAGTTATTCCCGAAACATAAAATAA
- the nifK gene encoding nitrogenase molybdenum-iron protein subunit beta produces the protein MLLRHTSKEVKEREGLTINPAKTCQPIGAMYAALGIHGCLPHSHGSQGCCSYHRSTLTRHYKEPVMAATSSFTEGASVFGGQANLLSAIETIFSVYDPEVIAVHSTCLSETIGDDLQQITKKASDDGKIPEGKYVIYASTPSFVGSHVTGYANMVVGMTEQFAVSTGEKNDKVNIIAGWMEPSDMREIKSLASRLGVKIVLFPDTSDVLDAPQTGKHEFYPKGGITIDELKTVGDSKSSIAVGCITAEPAAVALDKKCKVPFETVDMPIGLSATDRFIMALSKAGGVEVPAELTAERGRLVDVMADMEQYFYGKKVALFGDPDQLMPLTEFLLDLGMVPKHIVSGTPGLRFEKRMKEILERAPGANFKNGPQADMFLMHQWIKNEPVDLLIGNTYGKYIARDEDIPFVRFGFPILDRIGHSYFPNIGYAGSLRLVEKILGVLMDQQDRTALEEKFELVM, from the coding sequence ATGTTATTACGTCACACAAGCAAAGAGGTCAAAGAGCGCGAGGGGCTGACGATCAATCCGGCAAAGACCTGCCAGCCGATCGGCGCCATGTACGCTGCGCTCGGCATACACGGCTGCCTGCCCCACAGCCACGGCTCGCAGGGCTGCTGCTCCTACCACCGCAGCACCCTGACCCGCCACTACAAAGAGCCCGTCATGGCCGCAACCAGTTCGTTCACCGAGGGCGCTTCGGTGTTCGGCGGCCAGGCAAACCTGCTTTCGGCTATCGAGACCATCTTTTCGGTCTATGATCCGGAGGTGATCGCGGTGCACTCCACCTGCCTGTCCGAAACCATCGGCGACGACTTGCAGCAGATCACCAAGAAGGCCAGCGACGACGGCAAGATTCCTGAAGGCAAATACGTTATCTACGCCAGCACCCCGAGCTTCGTCGGCTCGCACGTCACCGGCTACGCCAACATGGTCGTCGGCATGACCGAGCAGTTCGCCGTCTCCACCGGAGAGAAGAACGACAAGGTCAACATCATCGCCGGCTGGATGGAGCCTTCCGACATGAGGGAGATCAAATCGCTCGCCTCGCGTCTCGGCGTCAAGATCGTGCTCTTCCCCGACACCTCCGACGTGCTCGACGCACCGCAGACCGGCAAGCACGAGTTCTACCCGAAAGGCGGCATCACCATCGACGAGCTGAAGACTGTTGGCGACAGCAAGTCCTCGATCGCCGTGGGCTGCATCACCGCCGAGCCAGCAGCCGTCGCGCTCGACAAGAAGTGCAAGGTTCCGTTCGAGACGGTTGACATGCCGATCGGCCTGTCCGCCACCGACCGCTTCATCATGGCCCTCAGCAAGGCTGGCGGCGTCGAGGTTCCCGCAGAACTCACCGCCGAGCGTGGCCGCCTGGTGGACGTCATGGCCGACATGGAGCAGTACTTCTACGGCAAGAAAGTCGCGCTGTTCGGCGACCCCGACCAGCTCATGCCGCTCACCGAGTTCCTGCTCGACCTCGGCATGGTGCCGAAGCACATCGTCAGCGGCACGCCGGGTCTGCGGTTCGAGAAACGCATGAAGGAGATCCTTGAAAGAGCTCCGGGCGCGAACTTCAAGAATGGCCCGCAGGCTGACATGTTCCTGATGCACCAGTGGATCAAGAACGAGCCTGTCGATCTGCTCATCGGCAACACCTACGGCAAGTACATCGCACGTGACGAAGACATCCCGTTCGTGCGCTTCGGCTTCCCGATCCTCGACCGCATCGGCCACAGCTACTTCCCGAACATCGGGTATGCCGGCTCGCTCAGGCTGGTCGAGAAAATCCTCGGCGTGCTCATGGATCAGCAGGATCGCACGGCGCTGGAAGAGAAGTTCGAGTTGGTTATGTGA
- the nifB gene encoding nitrogenase cofactor biosynthesis protein NifB, with protein sequence MTLNIQNHPCFNDSARHTFGRIHLPVAPKCNIQCNYCNRKFDCMNENRPGVSSKVLSPKQALYYLDNAIKLSPNISVVGIAGPGDPFANPEETMETLRLVREKYPDMLLCVATNGLDVLPYIEELAELKVSHVTLTINAIDPEIGQEIYAWVRYQKRMYRDRQAAELLLENQLAALQKLKRFGVTAKVNSIIIPGINDKHVVEVARQVASMGADILNALPYYNTTETVFENIPEPDPMMVREIQDEAGKLLPQMKHCARCRADAAGIIGEINSDEMMQKLAEASLMPKNPDEHRPYIAVASLEGVLINQHLGEADRFLIYELNEDKKGCTLVDSRPAPPAGGGKARWEALAAKLSDCRAVLVNSAGDAPQMVLKASGVDVMSLEGVIEEAVYGVFTGQDLKHLMKSSQIHACKTSCSGDGNGCD encoded by the coding sequence ATGACACTCAACATCCAGAACCACCCGTGCTTCAACGACTCCGCGAGGCACACCTTCGGAAGAATCCACCTGCCGGTCGCGCCGAAATGCAACATCCAGTGCAACTACTGCAACCGGAAGTTCGACTGCATGAACGAGAACCGCCCCGGCGTGTCGAGCAAGGTGCTCTCGCCGAAGCAGGCGCTCTACTACCTCGACAACGCCATCAAGCTCTCGCCGAACATCTCGGTGGTGGGCATCGCAGGCCCCGGTGACCCGTTCGCTAACCCGGAGGAGACGATGGAGACCCTGCGGCTGGTGCGCGAAAAGTACCCCGACATGCTGCTCTGCGTCGCCACCAACGGCCTCGACGTGCTGCCCTACATCGAAGAACTTGCCGAGCTGAAGGTGAGCCACGTAACGCTCACGATCAACGCCATCGATCCGGAGATCGGCCAGGAGATCTACGCCTGGGTACGCTACCAGAAGCGCATGTACCGCGACCGTCAGGCTGCCGAACTGCTGCTCGAAAACCAGCTTGCCGCCCTGCAGAAGCTCAAGAGGTTCGGTGTCACGGCCAAGGTGAACTCGATCATCATCCCCGGCATCAACGACAAGCACGTGGTCGAAGTGGCCCGCCAGGTCGCCTCGATGGGCGCGGACATCCTGAACGCCCTGCCCTACTACAACACCACTGAGACGGTCTTCGAGAACATTCCCGAACCCGATCCGATGATGGTCAGGGAGATTCAGGACGAAGCTGGCAAACTGCTGCCGCAGATGAAGCACTGCGCCCGCTGCCGAGCTGACGCGGCTGGAATCATCGGCGAAATCAACAGCGACGAGATGATGCAGAAGCTCGCCGAAGCCTCGCTCATGCCGAAAAATCCCGACGAGCACCGCCCCTACATCGCCGTTGCCAGCCTTGAAGGCGTGCTCATCAACCAGCACCTCGGCGAAGCTGACAGGTTTTTGATCTACGAGCTTAACGAGGACAAAAAAGGCTGCACACTGGTCGATTCGCGCCCGGCCCCGCCCGCCGGTGGCGGCAAGGCTCGCTGGGAAGCGCTCGCCGCGAAGCTCTCCGACTGCCGCGCCGTGCTGGTCAACAGCGCAGGCGACGCCCCGCAAATGGTGCTCAAAGCCAGTGGCGTCGATGTGATGTCGCTCGAAGGGGTGATCGAAGAGGCGGTGTACGGCGTCTTCACCGGTCAGGATCTCAAGCACCTGATGAAAAGCAGCCAGATCCACGCCTGCAAAACAAGCTGCAGCGGCGACGGCAACGGGTGCGATTAA
- a CDS encoding P-II family nitrogen regulator, translating into MLMIRTIVRPEKVQDVMQGLLDAGYPAVTKVSVVGRGKQRGLRVGDVVYDELPKEMLFLVVPDADKDFVIRAIMDNAKTGEGKFGDGKIFVSAVEEVYTISSGIKEGELEAKEA; encoded by the coding sequence ATGTTAATGATCAGAACCATCGTCAGGCCGGAAAAAGTACAGGACGTTATGCAGGGCCTGCTCGACGCCGGATACCCGGCAGTCACCAAAGTCTCGGTTGTTGGCCGGGGTAAACAGCGCGGTCTGCGCGTCGGCGATGTGGTCTATGACGAACTGCCGAAAGAGATGCTCTTCCTCGTCGTGCCTGATGCCGACAAGGATTTCGTCATCCGTGCCATTATGGACAACGCCAAGACTGGCGAGGGTAAGTTCGGTGACGGTAAAATCTTCGTCTCTGCTGTCGAAGAGGTCTACACGATCAGCTCCGGCATCAAAGAAGGCGAGCTTGAAGCGAAGGAGGCCTGA
- the nifD gene encoding nitrogenase molybdenum-iron protein alpha chain: protein MPAKVNLPDPASITEELINKYPAKVAKKRRKSIVANDPDTIPEVQANVRTVPGIITQRGCSYAGCKGVVLGPTRDIVNIVHGPIGCSFYAWLTRRNQTRPETPEHENYITYCFSTDMQEEHVVFGGEKKLKVAIQEAYDLFHPKAIAIFSTCPVGLIGDDVHAVSREMKEKLGDCNVFGFSCEGYRGVSQSAGHHIANNGVFKHMVGNNNEIKPGKFKINLLGEYNIGGDAFEIERLLEKSGITLIASFSGNSTVGAMENAHTADLNIVQCHRSINYMGDMMETKYGIPWMKVNFVGVESTAKSLRKIAEYFGDAELKAKVEEVIAEEMPAVKEIIEEIRPRTEGKTAMLFVGGSRAHHYQDLFNELGMTTLSAGYEFAHRDDYEGREVLPNIKIDADSKNIEELKVTADPELYNPRKSPEEIEELKAKGLEMNGYTGMMKQMVHKSLVIDDVSHYESEKLIEIYKPDIFCAGIKKKYVVQKMGVPLKQLHSYDYGGPYTGFKGAVNFYKDIDRMVNNPVWKMIKAPWEKAESESLEASYVA from the coding sequence ATGCCAGCGAAAGTAAACTTACCAGATCCGGCCTCGATTACCGAGGAGCTGATCAATAAATACCCGGCCAAGGTCGCCAAAAAGCGCAGGAAGTCGATCGTGGCCAACGACCCGGATACCATTCCCGAGGTACAGGCCAACGTCCGCACCGTGCCGGGCATCATCACGCAGCGCGGCTGCTCCTACGCAGGTTGTAAGGGTGTGGTTCTCGGACCGACGCGTGACATCGTCAACATCGTGCACGGCCCGATCGGTTGCAGCTTCTACGCATGGCTGACCCGCCGCAACCAGACCAGACCGGAGACCCCGGAGCATGAAAACTACATCACCTACTGCTTCTCGACCGACATGCAGGAAGAGCACGTGGTGTTCGGTGGTGAAAAGAAACTGAAGGTTGCAATCCAGGAGGCTTATGACCTCTTCCACCCGAAGGCCATCGCGATCTTCTCGACCTGCCCGGTCGGCCTGATCGGTGATGACGTGCACGCCGTTTCGAGAGAGATGAAAGAGAAGCTCGGCGACTGCAACGTCTTCGGCTTCAGCTGCGAAGGCTACCGCGGCGTCAGCCAGTCGGCTGGTCACCACATCGCCAACAACGGTGTGTTCAAGCACATGGTCGGCAACAACAACGAAATCAAGCCCGGCAAGTTCAAAATCAACCTGCTCGGCGAGTACAACATCGGTGGCGACGCCTTCGAAATCGAGCGACTGCTTGAGAAGAGCGGCATCACGCTGATTGCCTCTTTCAGCGGCAACTCGACGGTCGGAGCCATGGAAAACGCACACACCGCCGACCTCAACATCGTGCAGTGCCACCGCTCGATCAACTACATGGGCGACATGATGGAAACCAAGTACGGTATTCCATGGATGAAGGTCAACTTCGTCGGCGTCGAGTCCACTGCCAAGTCGCTGCGCAAGATCGCCGAGTACTTCGGTGATGCAGAGCTGAAAGCGAAGGTCGAAGAGGTGATTGCCGAAGAGATGCCTGCCGTCAAGGAGATCATCGAAGAGATTCGCCCGCGCACCGAAGGCAAAACCGCCATGCTGTTCGTCGGTGGATCGCGTGCTCACCACTACCAGGATCTGTTCAACGAGCTTGGCATGACGACCCTCTCCGCCGGTTACGAGTTCGCTCACCGCGATGACTACGAAGGTCGCGAAGTGCTGCCGAACATCAAGATCGACGCCGACAGCAAGAACATCGAAGAGCTGAAGGTCACCGCCGATCCTGAGCTGTACAACCCGCGCAAGAGCCCGGAAGAGATCGAGGAGCTGAAAGCCAAAGGCCTCGAAATGAACGGTTACACCGGCATGATGAAGCAGATGGTCCACAAGAGCCTGGTGATCGATGACGTCAGCCACTACGAGTCTGAAAAGCTCATCGAGATCTACAAGCCCGATATCTTCTGCGCCGGTATCAAAAAGAAGTACGTCGTCCAGAAGATGGGTGTACCGCTCAAGCAGCTCCACAGCTACGACTACGGCGGTCCTTACACCGGCTTCAAAGGTGCAGTCAACTTCTACAAGGATATCGACCGCATGGTCAACAACCCTGTCTGGAAGATGATCAAGGCCCCCTGGGAGAAGGCTGAATCGGAATCGCTGGAAGCCAGCTACGTCGCCTGA
- a CDS encoding (2Fe-2S) ferredoxin domain-containing protein, giving the protein MDKPKHHIFVCASFRAAGAPQGICHKKEALGLIPYLESELADRGMSDTAVSATACLNLCEKGPVVVVYPENFWYGEIDSEDKIDEILDALEEGEACEDHLIN; this is encoded by the coding sequence ATGGACAAACCGAAACATCACATCTTCGTCTGCGCAAGCTTCCGCGCCGCGGGCGCTCCTCAGGGCATCTGCCACAAGAAAGAGGCGCTCGGACTCATCCCCTACCTTGAGAGCGAGCTTGCCGACCGCGGCATGAGCGACACAGCCGTCTCGGCCACGGCCTGCCTGAACCTGTGCGAAAAAGGCCCGGTTGTGGTCGTCTATCCCGAAAATTTCTGGTACGGCGAGATCGACAGCGAGGACAAGATTGATGAAATCCTCGACGCACTCGAAGAGGGCGAAGCTTGTGAAGATCACCTGATCAACTGA
- a CDS encoding nitrogenase component 1 gives MTTNASTMTAKTATQNACKLCTPLGACLAFRGIEKCVPFLHGSQGCATYIRRYLISHYKEPIDIASSNFNEETAVFGGSHNLKLGLKNVTQQYKPQVIGIATTCLSETIGDDVPMILKDYKAIMGEADLPTMIFASTPSYTGSHIDGFHTAVRSAVQTFATGGAKKNMLNLFSGMISPADIRYLKEILKEFGMPFMLLPDYSQTLDGGPWGEYHRIPPGGTPTSAIADSGSAAASIEFGSTLEAKKSAAGYLEETFGVPRHSMPLPIGIKATDRFFALLEELTEKPMPEKYEDERRRLVDAYADGHKYVFGRKAILYGEEDLVISMAAFLREIGVVPVLCASGGKSGLMKKRMLELIPDLEELEIQVREGVDFVDIENEAKVLKPDFLIGNSKGFTMSRKNELQLIRIGFPIHDRFGGQRLHHLGYKGTQELFDRIVNTVIEYRQNSSPVGYTYI, from the coding sequence ATGACCACGAACGCTTCGACCATGACGGCCAAAACGGCCACGCAGAACGCATGCAAGCTCTGCACTCCGCTCGGCGCGTGCCTGGCCTTCCGCGGCATCGAAAAGTGCGTACCGTTCCTGCACGGCTCGCAGGGGTGTGCCACCTACATCCGCCGCTACCTCATCAGCCACTACAAGGAGCCGATCGACATCGCCTCATCCAACTTCAACGAAGAGACGGCGGTCTTCGGCGGCAGCCACAACCTGAAGCTGGGGCTGAAAAACGTCACCCAGCAGTACAAGCCGCAGGTGATCGGCATCGCGACGACCTGCCTGTCGGAGACCATCGGCGACGACGTGCCGATGATTCTGAAGGACTACAAGGCGATCATGGGTGAGGCCGATCTGCCGACCATGATCTTCGCCTCGACGCCGAGCTACACCGGCAGCCACATCGACGGCTTCCACACCGCCGTACGCTCCGCCGTGCAGACCTTCGCCACCGGCGGCGCGAAGAAGAACATGCTCAACCTCTTTTCGGGAATGATTTCGCCGGCGGACATCCGCTACCTGAAGGAGATTCTCAAGGAGTTCGGAATGCCGTTCATGCTGCTGCCGGACTACTCGCAGACGCTCGACGGCGGCCCGTGGGGCGAATACCACCGCATTCCGCCCGGCGGCACGCCGACCAGCGCCATCGCCGACAGCGGCAGCGCGGCAGCCAGCATCGAGTTCGGCTCGACGCTCGAAGCTAAAAAATCGGCGGCAGGCTACCTCGAAGAGACCTTCGGAGTTCCACGCCACAGCATGCCCCTGCCGATCGGCATCAAGGCAACCGACCGCTTCTTCGCGCTGCTCGAAGAGCTGACCGAGAAACCGATGCCTGAAAAGTATGAAGATGAGCGCCGCCGCCTGGTTGACGCCTACGCCGACGGACACAAGTACGTCTTCGGCAGAAAGGCGATCCTCTACGGCGAGGAGGATCTGGTGATTTCGATGGCCGCCTTCCTGCGCGAAATCGGCGTCGTGCCAGTGCTCTGCGCCTCGGGCGGCAAGAGCGGGCTGATGAAAAAGCGGATGCTGGAGCTGATTCCCGATCTTGAAGAGCTTGAAATCCAGGTGCGCGAAGGCGTTGACTTCGTGGACATCGAAAACGAGGCCAAGGTGCTCAAGCCGGACTTTCTCATCGGCAACAGCAAAGGGTTCACGATGTCGCGCAAGAACGAGCTTCAGCTCATCAGGATCGGCTTCCCGATTCACGATCGCTTCGGCGGCCAGCGCCTACACCACCTCGGCTACAAAGGCACGCAGGAGCTGTTCGACCGCATCGTCAACACCGTCATCGAGTATCGCCAGAACTCGTCACCGGTAGGCTACACGTACATCTAA
- the nifE gene encoding nitrogenase iron-molybdenum cofactor biosynthesis protein NifE translates to MKGKEVMDTQNISLLEGRQKQVYEKTAGAPEGDIACEKTSLSGSVSQRACVFCGSRVVLYPVADAIHIVHGPIGCAAYTWDIRGAVSSGPELHRLSFSSDLQEMDVIYGGEKKLYKSLIELIDQYQPKAAFIYSTCIIGLIGDDIDAVCKKVAKEKGIPVLPVHSEGFKGTKKDGYKAACNALMKLIGQGSTEGISKYSINILGEFNLAGEAWIIREYYEKMGIQVVATMTGDGRIDDIRRSHGASLNVVQCSGSMTTLAKEMEEKYGIPYIRVSYFGFEDMSKSLYDVAQHFPERPDIMEKAKEIVRDEIKQYYPEMQKFKAALTGKKAAIYVGGAFKTFSLIKALRTVGMSVVLAGSQTGNKQDYKNLKEMCDEGTVIVDDSNPVELSKFILEKEADLLIGGVKERPIAFKLGVAFCDHNHERKIPLAGFIGMYYFAKEVYESVMSPVWQFAPRKGGVK, encoded by the coding sequence ATGAAGGGAAAGGAAGTAATGGATACGCAGAACATCAGTCTGCTTGAGGGCAGGCAAAAACAGGTCTACGAGAAGACCGCGGGTGCTCCGGAAGGTGACATCGCGTGCGAAAAGACCAGCCTCTCCGGCTCGGTCAGCCAGCGGGCCTGCGTCTTCTGCGGCTCACGTGTCGTGCTCTATCCGGTAGCCGACGCTATTCACATCGTACACGGCCCGATCGGTTGCGCCGCCTACACCTGGGACATCCGGGGAGCGGTTTCGTCGGGACCCGAACTGCACAGGCTCAGCTTTTCATCCGACCTCCAGGAGATGGACGTCATCTACGGCGGCGAAAAGAAGCTCTACAAATCTCTGATCGAACTGATCGATCAATACCAACCCAAAGCGGCATTCATCTACTCGACCTGCATCATCGGCCTCATCGGAGACGATATCGATGCGGTCTGCAAGAAAGTTGCCAAAGAGAAAGGAATCCCGGTGCTTCCGGTGCATTCCGAAGGATTCAAGGGCACCAAGAAGGATGGCTACAAAGCCGCCTGCAACGCCCTCATGAAGCTGATCGGCCAGGGTTCGACCGAAGGCATCAGCAAATACAGCATTAACATTCTCGGCGAATTCAACCTCGCCGGAGAAGCCTGGATCATCCGGGAATATTACGAGAAAATGGGCATCCAGGTGGTCGCCACCATGACCGGCGACGGCCGCATCGACGACATCCGCCGCTCGCACGGCGCTTCGCTGAACGTGGTGCAGTGCTCCGGCTCGATGACCACCCTTGCCAAAGAGATGGAAGAGAAGTACGGCATTCCCTACATCAGGGTCTCCTACTTCGGCTTCGAGGATATGTCCAAATCACTCTACGACGTAGCCCAGCACTTCCCCGAAAGGCCCGACATTATGGAGAAGGCCAAGGAGATCGTGCGTGACGAGATCAAGCAATACTACCCCGAGATGCAGAAGTTCAAAGCTGCCCTGACCGGGAAGAAAGCCGCGATCTACGTCGGCGGAGCCTTCAAGACCTTCTCGCTCATCAAAGCCCTGCGCACCGTCGGCATGTCGGTGGTGCTGGCCGGTTCGCAGACCGGCAACAAGCAGGACTACAAAAACCTCAAGGAGATGTGCGACGAGGGCACCGTCATCGTTGACGACTCCAACCCGGTCGAGCTCTCCAAGTTCATCCTTGAAAAAGAGGCTGACCTGCTCATCGGCGGCGTCAAGGAGCGCCCTATCGCCTTCAAGCTCGGCGTCGCTTTCTGCGACCACAACCACGAGCGCAAGATTCCGCTCGCCGGATTCATCGGCATGTACTATTTCGCCAAGGAGGTTTACGAATCGGTGATGAGCCCCGTGTGGCAGTTCGCCCCGAGAAAAGGAGGTGTCAAATGA
- the nifH gene encoding nitrogenase iron protein, which produces MRKVAIYGKGGIGKSTTTQNTVAGLAEAGKKVMVVGCDPKADSTRLLLGGLQQKTVLDTLREEGEEVELEDIIKEGYKGSRCTESGGPEPGVGCAGRGIITSVNLLEQLGAYDDEWNLDYVFYDVLGDVVCGGFAMPIRDGKAEEIYIVCSGEMMAMYAANNICKGILKYADAGGVRLGGLICNSRKVDNEREMIEELARRIGTQMIHFVPRDNFVQRAEINRKTVIDYDPTHPQADEYRALARKIDENKMFVIPKPLEIDELESLLIEFGIAN; this is translated from the coding sequence ATGAGAAAAGTCGCGATTTATGGCAAGGGCGGTATCGGTAAATCCACCACCACTCAGAACACGGTGGCCGGTCTCGCAGAAGCAGGCAAAAAAGTGATGGTCGTAGGTTGCGACCCGAAGGCTGACTCTACCCGTCTCCTGCTCGGTGGCCTTCAGCAGAAAACTGTGCTCGACACCCTGCGCGAGGAGGGCGAAGAAGTCGAACTCGAAGATATCATCAAAGAGGGCTACAAAGGCAGCCGTTGCACCGAATCCGGTGGTCCTGAGCCTGGCGTCGGTTGCGCTGGCCGCGGCATCATCACCTCGGTCAACCTGCTCGAACAGCTCGGTGCTTACGATGACGAATGGAACCTCGACTATGTGTTCTACGATGTGCTTGGTGACGTTGTGTGCGGCGGTTTCGCCATGCCGATCCGCGACGGTAAAGCCGAAGAGATCTACATCGTCTGCTCTGGTGAAATGATGGCCATGTACGCTGCCAACAACATCTGCAAAGGTATCCTCAAATACGCCGATGCCGGCGGTGTGCGCCTTGGCGGCCTGATCTGCAACAGCCGTAAGGTTGACAACGAGCGCGAGATGATCGAGGAGCTCGCCCGCAGGATCGGCACCCAGATGATCCACTTCGTGCCCCGCGACAACTTCGTGCAGCGCGCCGAAATCAACAGAAAGACCGTGATCGACTACGATCCGACTCACCCGCAGGCCGATGAGTACCGCGCTCTGGCTCGCAAGATCGACGAGAACAAGATGTTCGTCATTCCCAAGCCGCTCGAAATCGACGAACTCGAATCGCTGCTCATCGAGTTTGGCATCGCCAACTAA
- a CDS encoding ATP-dependent nuclease yields MGPEDGYFSSIEHQGSGARRTLLWATLKYLSESQDKKGSRPHVLLLDEPEICLHPSAIREARAVLYDLPTSGNWQVMITSHSPIFIDLSKDNTTIVRVFRDGDSEVKSTTLYRPERAKLDKDDKKNLKLMNICDPYVHEFFFGGRQVIVEGDTEFTAFSMLKEMYPDQYSDVQIIRARGKGIIPSVAKVLKQFSKSFFILHDTDEELTSKGKKNPAWGMNNTIAELLDTDGRVNLVACKTCFETALFGEEVKDEKPYNALIRIRNDNEARDRVKSLLDYLIGVHGATLPENCVHWNKVQQLV; encoded by the coding sequence ATGGGTCCAGAGGACGGTTATTTTTCATCTATTGAACATCAAGGCAGTGGAGCGAGAAGAACTCTCTTATGGGCCACGTTGAAATATCTTTCAGAGTCACAAGATAAGAAAGGCTCTCGCCCTCACGTGTTGCTGCTGGATGAACCAGAGATTTGCTTGCATCCATCCGCCATTCGCGAAGCAAGAGCGGTGTTATATGACCTACCCACTAGTGGAAATTGGCAAGTAATGATAACATCTCACTCTCCAATCTTTATAGACCTATCCAAAGATAACACAACCATTGTTAGAGTTTTCAGAGACGGTGATAGTGAAGTAAAAAGCACTACTCTATATAGACCTGAAAGAGCAAAGTTAGATAAAGATGACAAGAAAAATTTGAAGTTGATGAATATATGTGATCCATATGTTCATGAGTTTTTCTTTGGGGGTCGCCAAGTAATAGTTGAAGGCGATACAGAATTCACAGCTTTTTCAATGCTAAAAGAGATGTACCCTGATCAATATAGTGACGTGCAAATCATAAGAGCCAGAGGGAAGGGAATAATTCCCTCTGTAGCCAAAGTGTTAAAGCAGTTTTCAAAATCGTTTTTTATACTTCACGACACAGATGAAGAGTTGACCTCTAAAGGAAAGAAGAATCCCGCATGGGGCATGAACAACACTATCGCTGAACTACTGGATACAGACGGAAGAGTTAATCTGGTTGCTTGTAAAACCTGCTTTGAAACGGCTTTATTTGGCGAAGAGGTCAAAGACGAGAAACCATATAATGCATTAATACGAATCAGAAATGATAACGAAGCACGAGATCGGGTTAAATCGCTACTTGATTACCTTATTGGAGTTCATGGTGCAACCCTCCCAGAAAATTGTGTCCATTGGAACAAAGTTCAGCAACTGGTTTAA